ACTGCCGGTGCGTTTCAGGCGCTTCTTCCAGTTGCTGACGGTGTGCACCGAAACCCCGAAGTGCTGGGCAATCTCCTGCTGTGAATGCTTGCCCTCTTGAAGCCATGGCGTCGCGGCCAGCCGACGTTCTTCGAGCTGAGCACGGGAGTATTTGGAAGGATGCCATTCGACCACACCTTCAGCTTACCAGCCCACACTTACGCCGTAATCAATAAGGGTCATTCCTGAGGATTTTGCCGTCGTCAATGCGGACCACCGGCAGCTGAAAATCTCTGCGTTCGCTGGGTTCGAGCACCGGGCAGAGCAGGTGCTAGGCCGGGCTCCGGAGCTCGCCGATCATCTCACCCGCATGACCCCGCAGGTACGTAGCGCTGTTCTGATGGCGTTGAAGGATCTCTGGGCTGGCTGGGAAGTCTCATTTGCGTCTTCACCTCTGCCGCAGGTGGACTGGGGGCACCTCCCAGATTTGTCGGCCAATGAGGTGTGGGACGCGTTCAAGGTCATGTCCCCACCGAAGGTGCAGCGCAAAGCGGCGGATCGGCTCACACGAAGCCTCAAAACGCTGGTGTGATCAAGCATTCTCTCGAAGAATTGCGGCGCGCGGGAAGGATCACCTACCCCTTGTCTTACACAGCCTAGGCCAAGCATCACATGACTTTTTCCTTCAGAACCTGCCGATAGGATTGCTCCAACAGAGTGAAGGTTTGAACGCGCCCCCACTCAGCTGAAGGGAATATCGAAGACGCTACGTTCAT
The genomic region above belongs to Deinococcus humi and contains:
- a CDS encoding helix-turn-helix domain-containing protein, translated to MVEWHPSKYSRAQLEERRLAATPWLQEGKHSQQEIAQHFGVSVHTVSNWKKRLKRTGS